In Rahnella variigena, one DNA window encodes the following:
- a CDS encoding fatty acid desaturase, with protein sequence MASSSFYLSARQRAEIASRSARFWWRLEIPTWTLIATVYSGWFALVYFWEDLGPWIATPALIWFTAWYMSLQHELIHGHPTRKPWLNQLLGTLPLAVWYPYGLYRDTHLQHHRNEHLTLPGDDPEAYYFSRASWESLSPLMKAVVRLRNTLPGRMLIGPLLDISATQTGTLTALLRGDWRTVGMWGFHGVLLTGLLYWMSLHGLSAGYFILAVSYPALSLTKVRSFYEHRAEHSPQARSTLNEAGFIWRLLFLNLNYHLVHHDLPGVPWFALRQVYFAERRAYIARSEGFVVKGYRQWFRQHSQKPVCVEAHPFASTGEPVQTARSDYDYQQETP encoded by the coding sequence ATGGCGTCCTCTTCGTTTTACCTCAGCGCCCGTCAGCGGGCAGAGATTGCTTCCCGCTCCGCCCGTTTCTGGTGGCGGTTGGAAATCCCCACCTGGACACTGATCGCCACGGTTTACAGCGGCTGGTTTGCGCTGGTCTATTTCTGGGAAGATCTCGGTCCGTGGATTGCCACGCCTGCGCTTATCTGGTTCACGGCCTGGTATATGTCGCTGCAACACGAACTCATTCACGGGCACCCGACCCGTAAACCCTGGCTGAATCAGCTGCTCGGCACGCTGCCGCTGGCGGTCTGGTATCCCTATGGTTTATACCGCGACACGCATTTACAGCATCATCGCAATGAACATCTGACGCTGCCGGGCGATGACCCCGAGGCGTATTATTTCAGCCGCGCCAGCTGGGAAAGCTTGTCGCCGCTGATGAAAGCTGTTGTTCGTCTGCGTAACACACTGCCGGGACGGATGCTGATCGGGCCACTGCTGGATATTTCCGCCACGCAGACCGGCACGCTGACAGCGTTATTGCGCGGTGACTGGCGCACAGTCGGCATGTGGGGTTTCCACGGGGTTTTGCTGACAGGTTTGTTGTACTGGATGTCGCTGCACGGCCTGTCTGCCGGGTATTTCATTCTGGCGGTGAGCTATCCGGCGCTGAGCCTGACTAAAGTCCGTTCTTTTTATGAACATCGCGCCGAACATTCGCCACAGGCACGCTCAACCCTTAATGAGGCCGGTTTTATCTGGCGGCTGCTGTTCCTTAATCTCAATTATCATCTGGTACATCACGATTTGCCCGGCGTGCCGTGGTTCGCACTGCGTCAGGTGTATTTTGCTGAACGCAGAGCTTATATTGCGCGCAGCGAGGGGTTTGTGGTGAAAGGTTACCGGCAGTGGTTCAGGCAACACTCGCAGAAACCGGTTTGTGTAGAAGCGCATCCGTTTGCCAGCACTGGTGAGCCGGTGCAAACCGCGCGCAGCGACTATGATTATCAGCAGGAAACCCCCTGA
- a CDS encoding phosphate/phosphite/phosphonate ABC transporter substrate-binding protein, whose product MMLMSLPMYAVSVPDVEAFADVLREKLKRAGLIATPQSLSWPQDLFTHWQQPDLLLSQTCGFPLVESLPDVQLVGTFSYRAPGCDGYRYRSFLLARDDDAKLHLPDFRHRRLAFNSTDSQSGYNSLRALVAPLAQAGKFFSQATATGSHRESLHYVQQNRADLAAIDCVTLALLHRHEPSALSGLVIIGQTAAVPGLPLITSSQTSPEHLSILRQALHEIAHEPVAKPLLIEEFSEVPRQAYSVISLMKNIAQEFGVRELTTS is encoded by the coding sequence ATGATGCTGATGTCTTTACCGATGTATGCTGTTTCTGTACCAGACGTGGAAGCTTTTGCCGATGTTCTGCGGGAAAAACTGAAGCGCGCAGGTCTGATTGCCACACCGCAATCGCTGAGCTGGCCGCAGGATTTATTCACTCACTGGCAGCAGCCGGATCTGCTGCTCAGCCAGACCTGTGGTTTTCCGCTGGTAGAAAGCCTGCCGGATGTTCAATTGGTCGGCACTTTCAGTTACCGCGCGCCGGGCTGTGACGGATATCGTTACCGCAGTTTTTTGCTGGCGCGTGATGACGATGCAAAACTGCATTTGCCTGATTTTCGTCACCGGCGGCTGGCGTTCAACAGCACCGATTCTCAGTCCGGATACAACAGCCTGCGGGCGCTGGTGGCACCCCTGGCGCAGGCCGGAAAATTTTTCTCTCAGGCCACCGCAACCGGCAGCCATCGTGAATCCCTGCATTATGTTCAGCAAAACCGGGCAGATCTGGCGGCGATCGACTGCGTGACGCTGGCGCTGTTGCACCGCCACGAGCCGTCAGCGCTCAGCGGTCTGGTGATTATTGGCCAGACGGCGGCCGTGCCGGGTTTGCCGCTGATCACTTCGTCACAAACGTCTCCGGAACATTTGTCTATTTTGCGTCAGGCATTGCATGAAATCGCGCATGAGCCGGTCGCTAAACCGCTGCTGATTGAAGAGTTTAGTGAAGTGCCGCGTCAGGCCTATAGCGTCATTTCATTGATGAAAAATATTGCTCAGGAGTTTGGCGTCCGCGAACTGACAACGTCATAA
- the sseA gene encoding 3-mercaptopyruvate sulfurtransferase encodes MTFSTHTVSTQWLAKNLNSPDVVIIDCRKSKPGITPPVDFHGKYLEAHIPNAIYVEVDSISDCTTGLPHMMPTAEEFAASMSRLGVADTQTIVLYDEGDLFSAPRVWWMLTSFGAKSVRVLDGGLNAWIAEGKPTQSGEHIRVPTTFNAKLVRPVVVSADQVKDALGKVQIIDARSLARFKAEAPEPRPGLHGGHIPGSLSVPFTELTQDGHLKSPSELKATFERLGVDLNKPVITSCGSGVTAAALAFGLDSLGVKDVQLYDGSWAEWGDVNEDFPIETH; translated from the coding sequence ATGACTTTTTCTACCCATACCGTTTCTACACAATGGCTGGCAAAAAATCTGAACTCACCGGATGTCGTCATTATCGATTGTCGTAAATCCAAACCGGGCATTACACCGCCGGTGGATTTTCATGGCAAATATCTTGAAGCGCACATTCCCAACGCAATTTATGTGGAAGTCGACAGCATTTCTGACTGCACCACCGGTCTGCCGCATATGATGCCGACCGCAGAAGAATTCGCTGCCTCGATGAGCCGTTTGGGCGTTGCGGATACGCAAACCATCGTGCTGTATGATGAGGGCGATCTGTTCTCCGCGCCCCGCGTGTGGTGGATGCTGACCAGCTTCGGCGCGAAAAGCGTACGCGTGCTGGATGGCGGCCTCAATGCGTGGATTGCTGAAGGGAAACCCACACAAAGCGGCGAGCACATCCGCGTCCCGACCACCTTTAACGCTAAACTGGTGCGTCCGGTCGTCGTCAGTGCGGATCAGGTAAAAGACGCGCTCGGCAAGGTACAGATTATCGACGCCCGTTCTCTGGCGCGTTTTAAAGCCGAAGCGCCGGAACCGCGTCCGGGCCTGCATGGCGGCCATATTCCGGGCAGCCTCAGCGTTCCGTTTACCGAGCTGACACAAGACGGGCATCTGAAATCGCCATCTGAGCTGAAAGCGACGTTCGAACGGCTGGGCGTTGATCTGAATAAACCGGTGATCACCAGTTGTGGTTCCGGTGTGACCGCAGCGGCGCTGGCGTTCGGACTGGATTCTCTGGGTGTTAAAGATGTGCAGCTTTACGACGGTTCATGGGCTGAATGGGGCGATGTGAACGAAGATTTCCCTATCGAAACGCACTGA
- a CDS encoding GNAT family N-acetyltransferase: MLTRQIYQDEEIEIRVATELEAITHFAAVQASVAEIGAWESWCTDKYSPDDSRKYLTDSEQKRHRGAEFNFCVFERSGGNLIGSVGINRIVQEYKFSNLGYWIRTGYTGRGLATLAVRAAARFAFTELELTRLEIVVMDGNESSRRVAEKAGATSEGLHRNRLYYHGQPRDAWMYSLIPGDL; this comes from the coding sequence ATGCTGACACGCCAGATTTATCAGGATGAAGAAATAGAAATCCGCGTGGCTACGGAGCTGGAAGCCATCACCCACTTTGCCGCCGTTCAGGCCTCGGTGGCTGAAATTGGTGCCTGGGAAAGCTGGTGTACCGATAAATATTCCCCTGATGACAGCCGCAAATATCTCACCGACAGTGAGCAAAAGCGTCATCGCGGGGCAGAATTCAATTTCTGTGTTTTTGAACGCTCCGGCGGAAATCTGATTGGCAGCGTGGGCATCAACCGCATCGTTCAGGAATATAAGTTTTCCAATCTTGGCTATTGGATCCGCACCGGTTATACCGGCCGGGGACTGGCAACGCTGGCGGTCAGAGCCGCAGCGCGTTTTGCGTTTACCGAACTGGAGCTGACCCGTCTGGAAATCGTCGTGATGGACGGCAATGAGAGCAGCCGCAGGGTGGCAGAAAAAGCGGGCGCGACGTCCGAAGGTCTGCACCGCAACCGGCTTTATTATCACGGTCAGCCGCGTGACGCCTGGATGTATTCGTTGATCCCGGGCGATCTCTGA
- a CDS encoding helix-turn-helix transcriptional regulator, translating to MIDIAESLSGPRALGTFLRTHRERVTPEMVGLPGSPRRRTSGLRREELAQISGISATWYTWIEQGRDVSISAATLDRLAKSLRMEPAAREYLFSLASVKDPEALPSSAAPDAGLKDYVNQLTCPGYLLDSCWNVLAWNPQAGVLFSGWLGVDENPNLLDFMFLHPLARQLVTNWPERAKRVVAEFRAETSHYPHSEAVRQSVLRLRERSAEFSQWWTQQEVLAREGGERRFNHPLSGEIRYRQQTFFPAGYAECKLVMLLPEE from the coding sequence ATGATTGATATCGCAGAGTCGCTCAGTGGCCCCAGGGCGCTGGGAACCTTTTTACGCACACACCGCGAACGGGTGACGCCGGAAATGGTGGGTTTGCCAGGCTCACCCCGTCGCAGAACCAGCGGGCTGAGGCGTGAGGAGCTGGCACAAATCAGCGGTATCAGCGCAACCTGGTATACGTGGATTGAACAGGGACGCGATGTGTCGATTTCAGCCGCCACGCTTGACCGGCTGGCGAAATCGCTGCGTATGGAGCCTGCCGCACGCGAGTATTTATTCAGCCTCGCATCGGTGAAAGACCCTGAAGCGTTGCCGTCTTCCGCCGCGCCGGACGCGGGCCTGAAAGATTACGTCAATCAGCTGACCTGCCCCGGTTATCTGCTCGACAGTTGCTGGAATGTGCTGGCGTGGAATCCGCAGGCGGGTGTGCTCTTCAGCGGCTGGCTGGGCGTGGATGAAAATCCTAATTTACTGGATTTTATGTTTCTGCATCCGCTGGCGCGCCAGCTGGTGACAAACTGGCCGGAACGCGCCAAACGCGTGGTGGCAGAATTTCGGGCCGAAACCAGCCACTACCCTCACTCCGAAGCGGTCCGCCAGTCGGTCCTCCGGTTACGGGAACGCAGTGCCGAATTCAGCCAGTGGTGGACACAACAGGAAGTGCTGGCGCGCGAAGGTGGCGAGCGGCGCTTTAACCATCCGCTGAGCGGTGAAATACGCTACCGGCAGCAGACATTTTTTCCGGCGGGATATGCCGAATGCAAGCTGGTGATGTTACTGCCGGAAGAGTAA
- a CDS encoding class I SAM-dependent methyltransferase, producing MNMKNTHTQAVDKQFGSQAKDYLTSAVHSQGADLQRLATLLAPFPDAHVIDLGCGAGHASFVAARVVKNVVAYDLSAQMLDVVAQAAKDKELNNITVQQGVAESLPFDNSSADIIISRYSAHHWHDVGQALREVARVLKPGGKFIMMDVVSPGHPLLDIYLQTIEVLRDTSHVRNYSPGEWLNMASEAGLIAREVTTDRLPLEFTSWIARMRTPEHFAVAIRELQKVMSEDVIKHFEIQTDGSFTSDIMMLVASKN from the coding sequence ATGAACATGAAAAACACCCATACTCAGGCCGTTGATAAGCAGTTTGGCTCGCAGGCAAAAGATTATCTGACCAGTGCCGTTCACTCACAGGGCGCGGATCTGCAACGTCTGGCGACGCTGCTGGCACCTTTTCCGGATGCGCATGTGATTGATCTGGGATGTGGCGCGGGGCACGCCAGTTTTGTGGCTGCACGGGTCGTTAAAAATGTGGTTGCCTACGATTTGTCGGCGCAGATGCTGGACGTCGTGGCGCAGGCGGCAAAAGATAAAGAGCTGAATAACATTACGGTGCAGCAGGGCGTTGCGGAGTCACTGCCGTTTGACAACAGCAGCGCGGATATCATTATCAGCCGTTATTCGGCACACCACTGGCATGATGTCGGGCAGGCGCTGCGTGAAGTGGCGCGTGTGCTGAAACCGGGCGGAAAGTTCATCATGATGGATGTAGTATCGCCGGGGCACCCGTTGCTGGATATTTATCTGCAAACGATTGAAGTGCTGCGCGATACTTCTCATGTCCGCAACTATTCCCCAGGTGAATGGCTGAACATGGCTTCAGAAGCCGGTCTGATTGCCCGCGAAGTCACCACCGACCGCCTGCCGCTGGAATTCACCAGCTGGATAGCGCGTATGCGCACGCCGGAACATTTCGCCGTCGCTATCCGAGAGCTGCAAAAAGTGATGTCCGAGGATGTGATAAAACACTTTGAGATCCAAACTGACGGCTCATTTACCAGCGATATTATGATGCTGGTCGCGTCGAAAAACTAA
- a CDS encoding DUF808 domain-containing protein has product MAGGSLLALIDDIASILDDVAAMSKVAAKKTASVLGDDLALNAQQVTGVKADRELPIVWAVAKGSMINKAILVPLALLISAFIPWAITPLLMIGGAYLCYEGFEKVAHKFMPGDHHEEEKPASAELKNEADAKKLEKEKVKGAVRTDFILSAEIIVISLGIVSSAPFLNQVTVMVLIAVAMTIGVYGLVGAIVKIDDAGLYLSKLNGESGMMNAVRAFGRGIVNLAPWLMKILSVVGTIAMFLVGGSIISHGLPFMHSLIEPLTHGHESWVNTLITGATDLVVGLVVGAAVLALVLLGKKMFGKK; this is encoded by the coding sequence ATGGCGGGTGGAAGTCTTCTGGCATTGATCGATGATATTGCATCGATTCTTGATGATGTCGCGGCGATGAGTAAAGTCGCCGCTAAAAAAACAGCCAGCGTGTTGGGCGACGATCTGGCGCTGAACGCACAGCAGGTTACCGGAGTAAAAGCCGACCGGGAATTACCGATCGTCTGGGCTGTCGCAAAAGGTTCCATGATCAATAAAGCGATTCTGGTTCCTCTGGCGTTACTGATCAGCGCCTTTATTCCCTGGGCGATAACACCTTTACTGATGATTGGCGGCGCCTATCTGTGTTACGAGGGTTTCGAAAAAGTCGCCCACAAATTCATGCCCGGTGACCATCATGAAGAAGAAAAACCGGCGTCGGCTGAGTTAAAAAATGAAGCCGATGCTAAAAAGCTGGAAAAAGAAAAGGTCAAAGGTGCCGTTCGCACTGACTTTATTCTCTCTGCTGAAATCATTGTGATCTCACTGGGGATTGTGTCATCAGCACCTTTCCTTAATCAGGTCACTGTGATGGTGCTGATTGCCGTGGCAATGACTATCGGTGTGTATGGCCTGGTCGGGGCTATTGTGAAAATTGACGACGCCGGTTTGTACCTGAGCAAGCTGAACGGCGAAAGCGGCATGATGAATGCTGTACGCGCCTTCGGACGCGGCATTGTGAATCTCGCGCCCTGGCTGATGAAGATACTGTCGGTTGTTGGCACTATCGCGATGTTCCTGGTCGGCGGCAGCATTATCAGCCATGGTTTACCGTTCATGCACAGCCTGATTGAACCGCTGACACACGGCCATGAGAGTTGGGTTAATACGCTGATTACCGGCGCGACAGATTTGGTCGTTGGTCTGGTGGTGGGTGCCGCGGTACTGGCGCTGGTACTGCTGGGCAAGAAAATGTTTGGTAAGAAGTAA
- a CDS encoding DUF1471 domain-containing protein: MKLLPAITAVAITVASFSALAATPISEMQAQSGNFQSLGVVSVSAPNTVPGSMRDQLNQVASDKGATHYRVIGQGTPGDSSLNRASVELYK, from the coding sequence ATGAAACTCTTACCTGCAATCACAGCTGTTGCTATTACCGTTGCTTCATTCTCTGCTCTTGCTGCTACGCCAATTTCAGAAATGCAGGCGCAAAGTGGTAATTTCCAGTCCCTGGGTGTTGTTTCAGTGAGCGCACCTAATACCGTCCCGGGCAGCATGCGTGACCAGCTGAACCAGGTCGCCAGCGACAAAGGTGCAACACACTACCGCGTCATCGGCCAGGGTACGCCGGGCGATTCAAGCCTGAACCGTGCAAGCGTTGAGTTGTATAAATAA
- a CDS encoding class I SAM-dependent methyltransferase, with protein sequence MLNAARMTIKNTGVSIQNQFFYLQNFITSPRTMGTLMPSSPWLCHAMLSQIDWATSLEIAELGAADGVLTRRILSRMRADAKLEAFEIQPAFVRKLNQMDDPRLQVMAHSAEHMSTQYDAVFSCLPLLSMPVRTSIRILQATRQQLKEKDGVLVLFQYSHLSEKLLSRYFTWKKIRVVKNFPPALVYICKPR encoded by the coding sequence ATGCTGAATGCCGCAAGAATGACAATCAAGAACACTGGGGTCTCGATTCAGAACCAATTTTTCTATTTACAGAATTTTATTACTTCACCAAGAACGATGGGGACGCTGATGCCGTCATCCCCGTGGTTGTGCCATGCGATGCTTAGCCAGATTGACTGGGCGACGTCGCTGGAGATAGCTGAACTGGGTGCAGCCGACGGGGTGCTGACCCGCCGCATTCTCAGCCGGATGCGTGCTGACGCGAAACTCGAGGCATTTGAAATTCAGCCTGCGTTTGTCCGCAAGCTAAACCAGATGGATGATCCCCGTTTGCAGGTGATGGCGCATTCTGCTGAGCATATGAGTACGCAGTACGACGCTGTATTCTCTTGTTTACCGCTGCTGTCGATGCCAGTGCGAACCAGCATCCGGATTTTGCAGGCCACCCGCCAGCAGTTGAAAGAAAAGGACGGGGTACTTGTTTTGTTCCAGTACAGCCATCTCTCAGAGAAGTTACTGTCACGCTACTTCACCTGGAAAAAAATTCGGGTGGTGAAGAATTTTCCCCCGGCGCTGGTGTATATCTGTAAACCTCGCTGA
- the aroL gene encoding shikimate kinase AroL — MTQPIFMVGARGAGKTTVGSALAKALGYKFVDTDLTLLRTSGLSVADIVEREGWEGFRRRETETLKAICAPFTVIATGGGVVLAQENRDFMRDAGTVIYLRSPASTLANRLEDAPLEDQRPTLTGKPITEEMMEVLNEREALYQQAAHHVVDGTLDPAGVVNAILDALALPVAR, encoded by the coding sequence ATGACACAACCCATTTTCATGGTAGGCGCGCGCGGTGCGGGTAAGACGACGGTCGGCAGCGCTCTGGCGAAAGCACTGGGCTATAAATTTGTCGATACCGATCTGACATTGCTGCGCACCTCTGGCCTGAGCGTGGCGGACATCGTTGAGCGTGAAGGCTGGGAAGGTTTCCGCCGCCGTGAGACTGAGACGCTGAAAGCGATTTGCGCGCCCTTCACGGTGATTGCGACCGGTGGCGGCGTGGTGCTGGCGCAGGAAAACCGCGATTTCATGCGTGATGCCGGAACGGTTATCTATCTGCGTTCGCCGGCTTCAACGCTGGCTAACCGTCTGGAAGATGCCCCGCTGGAAGATCAGCGACCTACGCTGACGGGTAAACCGATTACCGAAGAAATGATGGAAGTCCTGAATGAGCGCGAAGCCCTTTATCAGCAGGCTGCGCATCATGTGGTGGACGGAACGCTGGATCCTGCGGGTGTGGTGAATGCAATACTCGATGCGCTGGCACTGCCGGTCGCGCGTTAA
- a CDS encoding IclR family transcriptional regulator: MTTLENAAAVLKLFSKKGVRQGHPGLSFSDVVENLKLPKSTVSRLLMTMETQGLLERDPDSRLYQIGKLLLAVSSHYLSAPLVDLASPYMTQLSQHTQCTGYISMLEGRDIMVMRMFPGRTYLQVVTPAGSLLPAHETAIGRAILSRYSDEEVRQRFSGHYEAHSVNAPKSLDVLLSRLAEVRLTGVSFANNETLLGISTLATSIFNKHRNELVGLCLSFPSPAQGKEIPEGIREGLIAVTRQLAEKLGDEYWHLPER; the protein is encoded by the coding sequence ATGACTACTTTAGAAAATGCAGCAGCAGTGCTGAAGTTATTTTCCAAAAAGGGGGTCCGACAGGGACATCCCGGTTTGTCATTCAGTGATGTCGTCGAAAATTTAAAATTACCTAAAAGCACGGTATCGCGTTTGCTAATGACCATGGAAACGCAAGGGTTGCTGGAGCGTGATCCGGACAGCCGTCTTTATCAGATTGGAAAGTTATTACTGGCCGTCTCAAGCCATTATTTATCGGCGCCGCTGGTGGATTTGGCGTCGCCTTATATGACGCAACTCAGTCAGCATACGCAATGTACCGGTTACATCTCGATGCTGGAAGGGCGTGACATTATGGTGATGCGTATGTTCCCCGGCAGAACCTATTTGCAAGTGGTCACTCCGGCGGGAAGCCTTTTGCCCGCGCATGAAACGGCGATTGGCCGGGCCATTTTATCGCGTTATTCCGATGAAGAGGTCCGTCAGCGTTTTAGCGGTCATTACGAAGCGCATTCTGTGAATGCACCGAAAAGTCTGGACGTTTTGTTATCTCGCCTGGCTGAAGTGCGACTGACCGGCGTGTCTTTTGCCAACAATGAAACGCTGCTGGGAATAAGTACGTTAGCGACCAGCATTTTTAATAAGCATCGCAATGAACTCGTGGGGTTGTGTTTATCTTTTCCTTCCCCCGCGCAGGGAAAAGAAATTCCGGAAGGGATCAGGGAAGGGCTGATTGCCGTAACCCGGCAACTCGCCGAAAAATTGGGTGATGAGTATTGGCATTTACCAGAGCGGTAA